The following coding sequences are from one Candidatus Binataceae bacterium window:
- a CDS encoding glutathione S-transferase family protein, whose product MKLYDFLPCPFGQKVRIVLAEKALSYELVQVDLAQGEQRRPEFLRLNPFGRVPVLVDEDTTVYDSTIIIEYLDDEYPEPPMLPAIGSSALRARARMFEDFADTSFTPQMGQLMAEMARPEAERDQARLQRLHRSIERVFDYLNYELNGQQFLAGEFSIADIGFAPRMLVVTQLGLDASANRPNLDAWLKRLMERPSVQSLQGVTIQPLAGV is encoded by the coding sequence ATGAAACTCTACGACTTCCTGCCTTGTCCCTTCGGCCAGAAGGTCCGGATCGTGCTGGCGGAAAAGGCCCTCAGCTACGAGCTGGTCCAGGTGGACCTCGCCCAGGGCGAACAGCGGCGCCCGGAGTTTTTGCGCCTCAACCCGTTCGGCCGGGTCCCGGTGCTGGTTGACGAAGACACCACGGTCTACGACTCGACCATAATCATCGAGTACCTCGACGACGAATATCCGGAACCGCCGATGCTGCCGGCGATCGGCTCCAGCGCACTGCGCGCGCGTGCGCGTATGTTCGAGGACTTCGCCGACACCTCGTTCACGCCGCAGATGGGGCAGCTGATGGCCGAGATGGCGCGGCCCGAGGCCGAGCGCGATCAGGCGCGTCTCCAACGCCTGCATCGCTCGATCGAGCGGGTGTTCGACTACCTCAACTACGAGCTTAACGGACAGCAGTTTCTGGCGGGCGAGTTCTCGATCGCCGACATCGGCTTCGCACCGCGGATGCTGGTGGTAACGCAGCTCGGGCTCGACGCGAGCGCCAACCGTCCGAATCTGGACGCGTGGCTCAAGCGTCTGATGGAGCGGCCGAGCGTCCAGAGCCTCCAAGGCGTCACGATTCAACCGCTGGCCGGAGTCTAG
- the rplI gene encoding 50S ribosomal protein L9 produces the protein MNVQVILNEDVPNLGRTGDVVKVRAGYARNFLLPRRLAVEANPKNLRAFEHQKRLAMLRREAKRTDALKLKERLEALSLTISANAGEEGKLFGSVTNIDIERALRERGFDIERRKIVLPEPIKQLGEVTVVVRLDAEVEAGLKLTVAAAQ, from the coding sequence ATGAACGTGCAAGTGATTCTCAACGAGGACGTGCCCAACCTGGGGCGCACCGGCGACGTGGTCAAAGTGCGCGCCGGCTACGCGCGCAATTTTCTGCTGCCGCGCCGCCTGGCCGTCGAGGCCAATCCCAAGAACCTGCGCGCCTTCGAGCATCAGAAGCGCCTGGCGATGCTGCGGCGCGAGGCCAAAAGGACCGACGCGCTCAAGCTCAAAGAGCGCCTCGAAGCGCTCAGCCTGACCATCAGCGCCAACGCCGGCGAGGAGGGCAAGCTCTTCGGCTCGGTCACCAATATCGACATCGAACGCGCCCTGCGCGAGCGCGGCTTCGATATCGAGCGGCGCAAGATAGTGCTGCCGGAGCCGATCAAACAGCTCGGCGAGGTAACAGTAGTGGTGAGGCTCGATGCGGAGGTCGAAGCCGGCCTGAAACTGACGGTGGCGGCGGCCCAATAA
- a CDS encoding DUF2232 domain-containing protein, giving the protein MIRGVEIARLVVATVRAAFLAAALYLAAALIPVAGAIAALFAPAPILLYAVGTDGARWRAGVAIVVAAVAAGALGGWAAALGYVVSFGLATAVMCDMLERRKPFERIVLVTAALTLAAGVITAFAIAGSVEGLAANVHSALANGIARGRDFYKVLGMETGLGREAEASMVEATMRLTPALVALVAGFGALLNLGAFWRLGGQRRLSYSLFGDLARWSAPEWLIWVLLATGFAMFVPMPALAVVALDAFACVAAVYFCQGLAIVAFYFKALTIPPWVRGLIYFVIIVQPVLAALVCAGGIFDLWIDFRRLRPPRREAGSFGDFF; this is encoded by the coding sequence GTGATCCGCGGGGTTGAAATCGCAAGGCTGGTGGTCGCGACGGTGCGCGCCGCCTTTCTGGCGGCCGCGCTTTATCTCGCCGCCGCGCTGATACCCGTGGCTGGCGCGATCGCGGCGCTCTTTGCGCCCGCGCCGATCTTGCTCTACGCGGTGGGGACGGACGGCGCGCGCTGGCGCGCGGGAGTGGCGATCGTTGTCGCCGCGGTCGCGGCGGGCGCGCTCGGCGGATGGGCCGCCGCGCTCGGCTACGTCGTGAGCTTCGGGCTGGCGACGGCCGTGATGTGCGACATGCTCGAGCGGCGCAAGCCCTTTGAGAGGATCGTACTGGTCACCGCCGCGCTTACGCTGGCGGCCGGCGTGATCACTGCGTTTGCGATTGCGGGCTCGGTGGAGGGGTTGGCGGCCAACGTGCACAGCGCGCTGGCCAACGGAATCGCGCGCGGGCGCGATTTCTACAAGGTGCTTGGGATGGAAACCGGGCTGGGGCGCGAGGCCGAAGCCTCGATGGTCGAGGCGACGATGCGGTTGACGCCGGCGCTGGTCGCGCTAGTTGCGGGCTTCGGCGCGCTGCTCAACCTGGGCGCGTTCTGGCGGTTGGGAGGCCAGCGGCGGTTGAGCTACTCGCTCTTCGGCGACCTCGCGCGTTGGTCGGCGCCCGAGTGGCTCATCTGGGTGCTGCTGGCGACCGGCTTCGCGATGTTCGTGCCGATGCCGGCGCTAGCGGTGGTGGCGCTCGACGCTTTCGCCTGCGTAGCGGCAGTGTACTTCTGCCAGGGGCTGGCGATCGTGGCCTTCTATTTCAAGGCGCTCACGATACCGCCGTGGGTCAGGGGGCTGATCTACTTTGTTATAATCGTGCAGCCGGTGCTGGCGGCGCTGGTCTGCGCGGGCGGCATCTTCGACTTGTGGATCGACTTTCGGCGGCTGCGGCCGCCGCGCCGCGAGGCCGGCAGCTTCGGCGATTTTTTCTAA
- a CDS encoding single-stranded DNA-binding protein: MASAPELRTAPSGMPVMRFEVECGDGRERLRLAVVMAGAQARELGARLRTGSLVRITGALRETRAHAGAARWAVGVEVVASGIAEVGAA, from the coding sequence GTGGCTTCGGCGCCCGAGCTACGGACCGCCCCAAGCGGGATGCCGGTGATGAGATTCGAAGTGGAGTGCGGTGACGGACGTGAGCGGCTGCGGCTGGCAGTGGTGATGGCGGGGGCGCAAGCGCGCGAGCTAGGCGCGCGCCTGCGCACGGGCTCGCTGGTGAGGATTACCGGCGCGTTGCGTGAGACGCGCGCTCATGCGGGGGCGGCGCGCTGGGCGGTCGGCGTCGAGGTCGTCGCCAGCGGGATAGCCGAGGTCGGCGCCGCCTAG